In one window of Tursiops truncatus isolate mTurTru1 chromosome 5, mTurTru1.mat.Y, whole genome shotgun sequence DNA:
- the LOC109548828 gene encoding RE1-silencing transcription factor isoform X1, whose translation MQNTVMATQVMGQSSGGGGLFTGSGTMGMALPNDMYDLPDLSRAELAAPQLIMLANVALTGEVNGGCCDYLVGEERQMAELMPVGENNFSDSDGEGLEESPEVKGEPSGLENMELESLELSVVQPRPVFEVSAASEPYSANKDLPRETPVAEDKCKNLKTKPFRCKPCQYEAESEEQFVHHIRVHSAKKFFVEESAEKQAKARECGSSTGEEGDFSKGPIRCDRCGYNTNRYDHYTAHLKHHTRAGDNERVYKCIICTYTTVSEYHWRKHLRNHFPRKVYTCGKCNYFSDRKNNYVQHVRTHTGERPYKCELCPYSSSQKTHLTRHMRTHSGEKPFKCDQCSYVASNQHEVTRHARQVHNGPKPLNCPHCDYKTADRSNFKKHVELHVNPRQFNCPVCEYAASKKCNLQYHFKSKHPTCPNKTMDVSKVKLKKTKKREADLPDNKITNEKTETEQTKMKGDVTGKKNERSVKVEKKDNVSKEKKPCSNASSQVTTRTRKSALEAKEMDVHPGNNAEKSCKSKKSKRKTEAEARSLQERVNDEEPVTKKKKKAESKSRNSQEVPKGDSKVEENKKQSSCMKNSAKKKTLRSKSCKKSGKPAQRRPTQIEPPPPMESAEGGPVQTEPPPAAPPSPPPPLAPERHAEVEVVQTEPPPPPPPPPPSPPPPLPPGGHAEVEVVQKGPVHAEPPPPVEPIPKRSPHKDNGKEKTNMHSEMAQKEQVLIEVGLVPVKDRQVLKESAGAQDLLPPSPPLPKEDLKEEESEDQKLVPAGEGHKEAPLQKVEAEEADKSLAGLAAVTKASASISSSEQNLNMPEGETSDGKRQADAMLCEMKMDADEKKTENPPGRDSAVEESASPPLLPLPLEKCEAVSTATVASPPVTVAVNESQEMDEDEGIHSHDGSDLSDNMSEDSDDSGLNGARPVPQETSRKNGKEALAVKVAEGDFVCIFCDRSFRKEKDYSKHLNRHLVNVYFLEEAAQGQE comes from the exons atgcaGAACACCGTTATGGCCACCCAGGTAATGGGGCAGTCTTCCGGAGGAGGAGGTCTGTTCACCGGCAGTGGCACCATGGGCATGGCCTTGCCTAACGACATGTATGACTTGCCTGATCTCTCCAGAGCTGAACTGGCTGCGCCTCAGCTCATCATGTTGGCAAATGTGGCCTTAACTGGGGAAGTAAACGGCGGCTGCTGTGATTACCTGGTTGGCGAAGAAAGACAGATGGCAGAATTGATGCCTGTTGGGGAGAACAACTTTTCAGATAGTGACGGAGAAGGACTTGAGGAGTCTCCTGAGGTAAAAGGCGAGCCCAGTGGGCTGGAAAACATGGAACTGGAGAGTTTGGAACTCAGTGTTGTGCAGCCGCGGCCTGTGTTTGAGGTGTCAGCTGCCTCAGAACCGTACAGCGCAAATAAAGATCTTCCTCGGGAAACACCTGTAGCAGAGGACAAATGCAAGAACTTGAAGACCAAGCCCTTTCGCTGTAAACCATGCCAGTATGAAGCAGAATCTGAAGAACAGTTTGTGCATCACATCCGAGTTCATAGTGCCAAGAAATTTTTTGTGGAGGAAAGTGCAGAGAAGCAAGCCAAAGCCAGGGAATGTGGCTCTTCCACTGGGGAAGAGGGAGATTTCTCCAAGGGCCCCATTCGCTGTGACCGCTGCGGCTACAATACCAATCGCTATGATCACTATACTGCTCACCTGAAACACCACACCCGAGCCGGGGACAATGAGCGAGTCTACAAGTGCATCATTTGCACGTACACCACAGTAAGCGAATATCACTGGAGGAAACACTTGAGAAACCATTTTCCAAGGAAAGTATACACATGTGGAAAATGCAACTATTTTtcagacagaaaaaacaattatgttCAGCATGTTCGAACTCATACAG GAGAACGTCCGTATAAATGTGAACTTTGTCCTTACTCAAGTTCTCAGAAGACTCATTTAACCAGACATATGCGTACTCATTCAG GTGAGAAGCCATTTAAGTGTGACCAGTGCAGTTATGTGGCCTCTAATCAACATGAAGTAACCCGTCACGCAAGACAGGTTCACAATGGGCCTAAACCTCTTAACTGCCCACACTGTGACTACAAAACAGCAGATAGAAGTAACTTCAAAAAACACGTGGAGCTACATGTTAATCCACGGCAGTTCAACTGCCCTGTATGCGAGTACGCAGCTTCCAAGAAGTGTAATCTGCAGTATCATTTCAAATCTAAGCATCCTACTTGTCCTAATAAGACCATGGATGTCTCAAAAGTGAagctaaagaaaaccaaaaagcgAGAGGCCGACTTGCCTGATAACAAAATCaccaatgagaaaacagaaacagagcagaCAAAAATGAAGGGGGATGTGACTGGGAAGAAAAACGAGAGGTCTGTAAAAGTGGAGAAAAAAGATAatgtttcaaaagagaaaaagcctTGTAGTAATGCCTCAAGCCAAGTGACTACGAGAACTCGCAAATCGGCACTGGAAGCTAAAGAGATGGATGTGCACCCAGGAAATAATGCAGAAAAAAGCTGTaaaagcaagaaaagcaaaaggaagacaGAAGCTGAAGCCCGTTCCTTACAAGAACGTGTGAATGATGAGGAACCtgtgacaaaaaagaaaaagaaggcagaaagcaAATCCAGAAATAGTCAGGAAGTGCCGAAGGGTGACAGCAAAGTAGAggagaataaaaagcaaagtagTTGCATGAAAAACAGTGCAAAGAAGAAAACTCTGAGAAGTAAATCATGTAAAAAAAGCGGCAAGCCTGCTCAGAGGAGGCCCACTCAGATAGAGCCTCCTCCTCCCATGGAGTCTGCTGAGGGGGGGCCTGTTCAGACGGAGCCTCCTCCCGCCGcccccccatctcctcctcctccccttgcccCCGAGCGGCATGCTGAGGTCGAGGTTGTTCAGACGgagccgccgcctcctcctccccctccccccccatcccctcctccacctcttcccCCCGGGGGGCATGCTGAGGTCGAGGTTGTTCAGAAGGGGCCTGTTCATGCGGAGCCTCCTCCTCCTGTGGAGCCGATCCCCAAAAGGTCTCCTCACAAAGATAATGGCAAGGAAAAGACCAACATGCACAGTGAAATGGCGCAGAAGGAGCAAGTCCTTATTGAAGTTGGCTTAGTGCCTGTTAAAGACAGGCAGGTTCTAAAGGAAAGTGCCGGTGCACAGGATCtcttaccaccatcaccacctctgCCAAAGGAAGACTTAAAAGAGGAAGAGTCAGAAGACCAAAAATTAGTCCCTGCAGGGGAAGGACATAAAGAAGCTCCTCTTCAAAAAGTGGAAGCAGAAGAGGCAGATAAGAGTCTAGCTGGTCTTGCTGCTGTTACCAAGGCATCTGCCAGTATTTCATCCTCTGAACAAAACTTGAATATGCCAGAGGGTGAAACTTCAGATGGTAAACGTCAGGCTGACGCTATGCTTTGTGAAATGAAGATGGACGCTgatgagaagaaaacagagaatccCCCCGGCAGAGACTCGGCGGTTGAAGAATCAGCTTCACCACCACTTCTTCCTCTACCGCTAGAAAAATGTGAAGCAGTGTCCACAGCTACTGTGGCATCACCTCCTGTCACCGTGGCAGTAAATGAGTCTCAGGAAATGGATGAAGACGAAGGCATCCACAGTCATGATGGAAGTGACCTAAGTGACAACATGTCAGAGGATAGTGATGACTCTGGATTGAATGGGGCTCGGCCAGTTCCACAAGAGACTAgtagaaaaaatggaaaggaagccTTGGCAGTCAAAGTGGCCGAGGGAGATTTTGTTTGTATCTTCTGTGATCGttcttttagaaaggaaaaagattacAGCAAACACCTCAATCGCCATTTGGTTAATGTATACTTCCTTGAAGAGGCAGCTCAAGGGCAGGAGTAA
- the LOC109548828 gene encoding RE1-silencing transcription factor isoform X2, whose product MATQVMGQSSGGGGLFTGSGTMGMALPNDMYDLPDLSRAELAAPQLIMLANVALTGEVNGGCCDYLVGEERQMAELMPVGENNFSDSDGEGLEESPEVKGEPSGLENMELESLELSVVQPRPVFEVSAASEPYSANKDLPRETPVAEDKCKNLKTKPFRCKPCQYEAESEEQFVHHIRVHSAKKFFVEESAEKQAKARECGSSTGEEGDFSKGPIRCDRCGYNTNRYDHYTAHLKHHTRAGDNERVYKCIICTYTTVSEYHWRKHLRNHFPRKVYTCGKCNYFSDRKNNYVQHVRTHTGERPYKCELCPYSSSQKTHLTRHMRTHSGEKPFKCDQCSYVASNQHEVTRHARQVHNGPKPLNCPHCDYKTADRSNFKKHVELHVNPRQFNCPVCEYAASKKCNLQYHFKSKHPTCPNKTMDVSKVKLKKTKKREADLPDNKITNEKTETEQTKMKGDVTGKKNERSVKVEKKDNVSKEKKPCSNASSQVTTRTRKSALEAKEMDVHPGNNAEKSCKSKKSKRKTEAEARSLQERVNDEEPVTKKKKKAESKSRNSQEVPKGDSKVEENKKQSSCMKNSAKKKTLRSKSCKKSGKPAQRRPTQIEPPPPMESAEGGPVQTEPPPAAPPSPPPPLAPERHAEVEVVQTEPPPPPPPPPPSPPPPLPPGGHAEVEVVQKGPVHAEPPPPVEPIPKRSPHKDNGKEKTNMHSEMAQKEQVLIEVGLVPVKDRQVLKESAGAQDLLPPSPPLPKEDLKEEESEDQKLVPAGEGHKEAPLQKVEAEEADKSLAGLAAVTKASASISSSEQNLNMPEGETSDGKRQADAMLCEMKMDADEKKTENPPGRDSAVEESASPPLLPLPLEKCEAVSTATVASPPVTVAVNESQEMDEDEGIHSHDGSDLSDNMSEDSDDSGLNGARPVPQETSRKNGKEALAVKVAEGDFVCIFCDRSFRKEKDYSKHLNRHLVNVYFLEEAAQGQE is encoded by the exons ATGGCCACCCAGGTAATGGGGCAGTCTTCCGGAGGAGGAGGTCTGTTCACCGGCAGTGGCACCATGGGCATGGCCTTGCCTAACGACATGTATGACTTGCCTGATCTCTCCAGAGCTGAACTGGCTGCGCCTCAGCTCATCATGTTGGCAAATGTGGCCTTAACTGGGGAAGTAAACGGCGGCTGCTGTGATTACCTGGTTGGCGAAGAAAGACAGATGGCAGAATTGATGCCTGTTGGGGAGAACAACTTTTCAGATAGTGACGGAGAAGGACTTGAGGAGTCTCCTGAGGTAAAAGGCGAGCCCAGTGGGCTGGAAAACATGGAACTGGAGAGTTTGGAACTCAGTGTTGTGCAGCCGCGGCCTGTGTTTGAGGTGTCAGCTGCCTCAGAACCGTACAGCGCAAATAAAGATCTTCCTCGGGAAACACCTGTAGCAGAGGACAAATGCAAGAACTTGAAGACCAAGCCCTTTCGCTGTAAACCATGCCAGTATGAAGCAGAATCTGAAGAACAGTTTGTGCATCACATCCGAGTTCATAGTGCCAAGAAATTTTTTGTGGAGGAAAGTGCAGAGAAGCAAGCCAAAGCCAGGGAATGTGGCTCTTCCACTGGGGAAGAGGGAGATTTCTCCAAGGGCCCCATTCGCTGTGACCGCTGCGGCTACAATACCAATCGCTATGATCACTATACTGCTCACCTGAAACACCACACCCGAGCCGGGGACAATGAGCGAGTCTACAAGTGCATCATTTGCACGTACACCACAGTAAGCGAATATCACTGGAGGAAACACTTGAGAAACCATTTTCCAAGGAAAGTATACACATGTGGAAAATGCAACTATTTTtcagacagaaaaaacaattatgttCAGCATGTTCGAACTCATACAG GAGAACGTCCGTATAAATGTGAACTTTGTCCTTACTCAAGTTCTCAGAAGACTCATTTAACCAGACATATGCGTACTCATTCAG GTGAGAAGCCATTTAAGTGTGACCAGTGCAGTTATGTGGCCTCTAATCAACATGAAGTAACCCGTCACGCAAGACAGGTTCACAATGGGCCTAAACCTCTTAACTGCCCACACTGTGACTACAAAACAGCAGATAGAAGTAACTTCAAAAAACACGTGGAGCTACATGTTAATCCACGGCAGTTCAACTGCCCTGTATGCGAGTACGCAGCTTCCAAGAAGTGTAATCTGCAGTATCATTTCAAATCTAAGCATCCTACTTGTCCTAATAAGACCATGGATGTCTCAAAAGTGAagctaaagaaaaccaaaaagcgAGAGGCCGACTTGCCTGATAACAAAATCaccaatgagaaaacagaaacagagcagaCAAAAATGAAGGGGGATGTGACTGGGAAGAAAAACGAGAGGTCTGTAAAAGTGGAGAAAAAAGATAatgtttcaaaagagaaaaagcctTGTAGTAATGCCTCAAGCCAAGTGACTACGAGAACTCGCAAATCGGCACTGGAAGCTAAAGAGATGGATGTGCACCCAGGAAATAATGCAGAAAAAAGCTGTaaaagcaagaaaagcaaaaggaagacaGAAGCTGAAGCCCGTTCCTTACAAGAACGTGTGAATGATGAGGAACCtgtgacaaaaaagaaaaagaaggcagaaagcaAATCCAGAAATAGTCAGGAAGTGCCGAAGGGTGACAGCAAAGTAGAggagaataaaaagcaaagtagTTGCATGAAAAACAGTGCAAAGAAGAAAACTCTGAGAAGTAAATCATGTAAAAAAAGCGGCAAGCCTGCTCAGAGGAGGCCCACTCAGATAGAGCCTCCTCCTCCCATGGAGTCTGCTGAGGGGGGGCCTGTTCAGACGGAGCCTCCTCCCGCCGcccccccatctcctcctcctccccttgcccCCGAGCGGCATGCTGAGGTCGAGGTTGTTCAGACGgagccgccgcctcctcctccccctccccccccatcccctcctccacctcttcccCCCGGGGGGCATGCTGAGGTCGAGGTTGTTCAGAAGGGGCCTGTTCATGCGGAGCCTCCTCCTCCTGTGGAGCCGATCCCCAAAAGGTCTCCTCACAAAGATAATGGCAAGGAAAAGACCAACATGCACAGTGAAATGGCGCAGAAGGAGCAAGTCCTTATTGAAGTTGGCTTAGTGCCTGTTAAAGACAGGCAGGTTCTAAAGGAAAGTGCCGGTGCACAGGATCtcttaccaccatcaccacctctgCCAAAGGAAGACTTAAAAGAGGAAGAGTCAGAAGACCAAAAATTAGTCCCTGCAGGGGAAGGACATAAAGAAGCTCCTCTTCAAAAAGTGGAAGCAGAAGAGGCAGATAAGAGTCTAGCTGGTCTTGCTGCTGTTACCAAGGCATCTGCCAGTATTTCATCCTCTGAACAAAACTTGAATATGCCAGAGGGTGAAACTTCAGATGGTAAACGTCAGGCTGACGCTATGCTTTGTGAAATGAAGATGGACGCTgatgagaagaaaacagagaatccCCCCGGCAGAGACTCGGCGGTTGAAGAATCAGCTTCACCACCACTTCTTCCTCTACCGCTAGAAAAATGTGAAGCAGTGTCCACAGCTACTGTGGCATCACCTCCTGTCACCGTGGCAGTAAATGAGTCTCAGGAAATGGATGAAGACGAAGGCATCCACAGTCATGATGGAAGTGACCTAAGTGACAACATGTCAGAGGATAGTGATGACTCTGGATTGAATGGGGCTCGGCCAGTTCCACAAGAGACTAgtagaaaaaatggaaaggaagccTTGGCAGTCAAAGTGGCCGAGGGAGATTTTGTTTGTATCTTCTGTGATCGttcttttagaaaggaaaaagattacAGCAAACACCTCAATCGCCATTTGGTTAATGTATACTTCCTTGAAGAGGCAGCTCAAGGGCAGGAGTAA
- the LOC109548828 gene encoding RE1-silencing transcription factor isoform X3 — protein sequence MVCKTCIDVDSLSLHWYENTVMATQVMGQSSGGGGLFTGSGTMGMALPNDMYDLPDLSRAELAAPQLIMLANVALTGEVNGGCCDYLVGEERQMAELMPVGENNFSDSDGEGLEESPEVKGEPSGLENMELESLELSVVQPRPVFEVSAASEPYSANKDLPRETPVAEDKCKNLKTKPFRCKPCQYEAESEEQFVHHIRVHSAKKFFVEESAEKQAKARECGSSTGEEGDFSKGPIRCDRCGYNTNRYDHYTAHLKHHTRAGDNERVYKCIICTYTTVSEYHWRKHLRNHFPRKVYTCGKCNYFSDRKNNYVQHVRTHTGEKPFKCDQCSYVASNQHEVTRHARQVHNGPKPLNCPHCDYKTADRSNFKKHVELHVNPRQFNCPVCEYAASKKCNLQYHFKSKHPTCPNKTMDVSKVKLKKTKKREADLPDNKITNEKTETEQTKMKGDVTGKKNERSVKVEKKDNVSKEKKPCSNASSQVTTRTRKSALEAKEMDVHPGNNAEKSCKSKKSKRKTEAEARSLQERVNDEEPVTKKKKKAESKSRNSQEVPKGDSKVEENKKQSSCMKNSAKKKTLRSKSCKKSGKPAQRRPTQIEPPPPMESAEGGPVQTEPPPAAPPSPPPPLAPERHAEVEVVQTEPPPPPPPPPPSPPPPLPPGGHAEVEVVQKGPVHAEPPPPVEPIPKRSPHKDNGKEKTNMHSEMAQKEQVLIEVGLVPVKDRQVLKESAGAQDLLPPSPPLPKEDLKEEESEDQKLVPAGEGHKEAPLQKVEAEEADKSLAGLAAVTKASASISSSEQNLNMPEGETSDGKRQADAMLCEMKMDADEKKTENPPGRDSAVEESASPPLLPLPLEKCEAVSTATVASPPVTVAVNESQEMDEDEGIHSHDGSDLSDNMSEDSDDSGLNGARPVPQETSRKNGKEALAVKVAEGDFVCIFCDRSFRKEKDYSKHLNRHLVNVYFLEEAAQGQE from the exons ATGGTGTGCAAAACCTGTATTGACGTGGATAGCCTATCCTTACATTGGTATGAG AACACCGTTATGGCCACCCAGGTAATGGGGCAGTCTTCCGGAGGAGGAGGTCTGTTCACCGGCAGTGGCACCATGGGCATGGCCTTGCCTAACGACATGTATGACTTGCCTGATCTCTCCAGAGCTGAACTGGCTGCGCCTCAGCTCATCATGTTGGCAAATGTGGCCTTAACTGGGGAAGTAAACGGCGGCTGCTGTGATTACCTGGTTGGCGAAGAAAGACAGATGGCAGAATTGATGCCTGTTGGGGAGAACAACTTTTCAGATAGTGACGGAGAAGGACTTGAGGAGTCTCCTGAGGTAAAAGGCGAGCCCAGTGGGCTGGAAAACATGGAACTGGAGAGTTTGGAACTCAGTGTTGTGCAGCCGCGGCCTGTGTTTGAGGTGTCAGCTGCCTCAGAACCGTACAGCGCAAATAAAGATCTTCCTCGGGAAACACCTGTAGCAGAGGACAAATGCAAGAACTTGAAGACCAAGCCCTTTCGCTGTAAACCATGCCAGTATGAAGCAGAATCTGAAGAACAGTTTGTGCATCACATCCGAGTTCATAGTGCCAAGAAATTTTTTGTGGAGGAAAGTGCAGAGAAGCAAGCCAAAGCCAGGGAATGTGGCTCTTCCACTGGGGAAGAGGGAGATTTCTCCAAGGGCCCCATTCGCTGTGACCGCTGCGGCTACAATACCAATCGCTATGATCACTATACTGCTCACCTGAAACACCACACCCGAGCCGGGGACAATGAGCGAGTCTACAAGTGCATCATTTGCACGTACACCACAGTAAGCGAATATCACTGGAGGAAACACTTGAGAAACCATTTTCCAAGGAAAGTATACACATGTGGAAAATGCAACTATTTTtcagacagaaaaaacaattatgttCAGCATGTTCGAACTCATACAG GTGAGAAGCCATTTAAGTGTGACCAGTGCAGTTATGTGGCCTCTAATCAACATGAAGTAACCCGTCACGCAAGACAGGTTCACAATGGGCCTAAACCTCTTAACTGCCCACACTGTGACTACAAAACAGCAGATAGAAGTAACTTCAAAAAACACGTGGAGCTACATGTTAATCCACGGCAGTTCAACTGCCCTGTATGCGAGTACGCAGCTTCCAAGAAGTGTAATCTGCAGTATCATTTCAAATCTAAGCATCCTACTTGTCCTAATAAGACCATGGATGTCTCAAAAGTGAagctaaagaaaaccaaaaagcgAGAGGCCGACTTGCCTGATAACAAAATCaccaatgagaaaacagaaacagagcagaCAAAAATGAAGGGGGATGTGACTGGGAAGAAAAACGAGAGGTCTGTAAAAGTGGAGAAAAAAGATAatgtttcaaaagagaaaaagcctTGTAGTAATGCCTCAAGCCAAGTGACTACGAGAACTCGCAAATCGGCACTGGAAGCTAAAGAGATGGATGTGCACCCAGGAAATAATGCAGAAAAAAGCTGTaaaagcaagaaaagcaaaaggaagacaGAAGCTGAAGCCCGTTCCTTACAAGAACGTGTGAATGATGAGGAACCtgtgacaaaaaagaaaaagaaggcagaaagcaAATCCAGAAATAGTCAGGAAGTGCCGAAGGGTGACAGCAAAGTAGAggagaataaaaagcaaagtagTTGCATGAAAAACAGTGCAAAGAAGAAAACTCTGAGAAGTAAATCATGTAAAAAAAGCGGCAAGCCTGCTCAGAGGAGGCCCACTCAGATAGAGCCTCCTCCTCCCATGGAGTCTGCTGAGGGGGGGCCTGTTCAGACGGAGCCTCCTCCCGCCGcccccccatctcctcctcctccccttgcccCCGAGCGGCATGCTGAGGTCGAGGTTGTTCAGACGgagccgccgcctcctcctccccctccccccccatcccctcctccacctcttcccCCCGGGGGGCATGCTGAGGTCGAGGTTGTTCAGAAGGGGCCTGTTCATGCGGAGCCTCCTCCTCCTGTGGAGCCGATCCCCAAAAGGTCTCCTCACAAAGATAATGGCAAGGAAAAGACCAACATGCACAGTGAAATGGCGCAGAAGGAGCAAGTCCTTATTGAAGTTGGCTTAGTGCCTGTTAAAGACAGGCAGGTTCTAAAGGAAAGTGCCGGTGCACAGGATCtcttaccaccatcaccacctctgCCAAAGGAAGACTTAAAAGAGGAAGAGTCAGAAGACCAAAAATTAGTCCCTGCAGGGGAAGGACATAAAGAAGCTCCTCTTCAAAAAGTGGAAGCAGAAGAGGCAGATAAGAGTCTAGCTGGTCTTGCTGCTGTTACCAAGGCATCTGCCAGTATTTCATCCTCTGAACAAAACTTGAATATGCCAGAGGGTGAAACTTCAGATGGTAAACGTCAGGCTGACGCTATGCTTTGTGAAATGAAGATGGACGCTgatgagaagaaaacagagaatccCCCCGGCAGAGACTCGGCGGTTGAAGAATCAGCTTCACCACCACTTCTTCCTCTACCGCTAGAAAAATGTGAAGCAGTGTCCACAGCTACTGTGGCATCACCTCCTGTCACCGTGGCAGTAAATGAGTCTCAGGAAATGGATGAAGACGAAGGCATCCACAGTCATGATGGAAGTGACCTAAGTGACAACATGTCAGAGGATAGTGATGACTCTGGATTGAATGGGGCTCGGCCAGTTCCACAAGAGACTAgtagaaaaaatggaaaggaagccTTGGCAGTCAAAGTGGCCGAGGGAGATTTTGTTTGTATCTTCTGTGATCGttcttttagaaaggaaaaagattacAGCAAACACCTCAATCGCCATTTGGTTAATGTATACTTCCTTGAAGAGGCAGCTCAAGGGCAGGAGTAA